CCGTTATGAAACAAGAGAAAAAAGAAGGTTCATTGAAGAAGAGTGGATAGAGGTGACTGGTTGTGAGTGGAATCATTACTATTTTAGGTTTAGGAGCTGGTGAATTAGATCAGCTAACGATGGGTGTATATCGAAAAATAAAAGAAGCAGACCATCTGTTTGTTAGAACGAAGGAACATCCAGTTATAGAAGAATTGGAGAAAGAAGGCGTACAATATACGTCTTTTGATGCTGTATATGAAGCGCATGATACGTTTGAAATTGTATATGAAACAATTGCGAATAAATTGCTAGAACAAGCTGAAGGTACAGAAATTATCTATGCTGTTCCCGGGCATCCACTTGTAGCAGAAAGAACAGTTCAGCTGCTGTTAGAAAAAGGAGAAGTTTCAAATGTTGAAGTGCGAATTGAGGGTGGACAAAGTTTCCTTGATCCTATGTTTGCAAGTCTAAAGATTGATCCGATTGAAGGATTCCAATTACTTGATGCTACATCATTTGAAAGAGGGCAATTAGAACTGCGTCAACATTTAATCTTTTGCCAAGTATATGATGCATTCGTTGCATCTGATGTGAAATTAACATTAATGGAGATGTTACCAGATGATTATGAAGTGTATATCGTAACAGCTGCAGGAACTTCATTTGAACAAGTAAAGAAGGTACCGTTGTACATGTTAGATCATGAAACGGAATTGAATAATTTAACGAGTGTGTACATGCCGCCAGTTCAGGAGCGTGCGTCCTTGTATCAACAGTTTGATGTTCTTAGAGAAATTATTGCGGAACTTCGTGGTCCAAATGGTTGTCCGTGGGATAAAAAGCAAACACATCAATCATTAAAGAAATATTTAATTGAGGAAGCTTATGAAGTGTTGGAAGCAATCGATGAAGAGGATGATGATCACTTAGTAGAAGAATTAGGTGATATATTATTACAAGTTATGCTTCATGCTCAAATCGGAGAAGATGAAGGTTGGTTCTCTATAGATGATATCATTCGAACTCTATCTGAGAAAATGGTTCGTCGCCATCCGCATGTGTTTGGAAATACGGATGTAAACAGCGCTGATGAAGTGATTGCAAATTGGGAAGAAATTAAAAAACAAGAAAAAGGATTCGTGAAAGAATCTGTTTTAAATGGCGTTCCAAAAAGTTTGCCACAGTTACTACGCGCCTATGAAATTCAGAAGAAAGCTGGTAAGGTTGGATTTGATTGGGTTGATGTGCAACCGATGATAGAGAAAGCTTTGGAAGAATGGCAAGAGTTCCAACAAGAGGTTACAAATATGGATGAGGAAAAGATGCTGGGTGAGTTTGGTGATTTACTATTTGCATTTGTTAATATAGCTCGTCATTACAAAATAGATCCAGAAGAGGCGTTACGTTCAACTAATGAGAAATTTACTGGTCGTTTTTTATACATGGAGGCAAAAGTAGCTGAAATGAATAAAGAGATGAAAGATTTATCATTAGAACAGTTAGATGTTTTATGGGAAGAAGCGAAACAAACAGAGCGTTAATAGGGGGATTTGATATGCGTCTAGATAAGTTTTTAAAAGTATCACGTTTAATTAAAAGAAGAACATTAGCGAAAGAAGTAGCTGATCAAGGAAGAATATCTATTAATGGTCAAGTGGCAAAAGCGAGTTCTGATGTGAAAGTAGCTGATGAATTAACAATTCGTTTTGGTCAAAAAATAGTGACTGTGAAAATAAATGAATTAAAAGAAACAACTAAAAAAGAAGATGCAGCAAATATGTATAGCTTAGTTCGTGAAGAAAAAGTAAAAGCGGAAGAAGGCTTGTTCTAAAATCATGTATCCCCTCATACATTACTATTAGCTAGTAAAAACCTATGGGGGGATTTACGTGAATAATGGTTACTCACCTACGTCTTCTAATCAACAAAATGTTTCTGTAGAGCATGACATTATTATGCGTGGCAGGCGTATAATCGATATTACCGGTGTGAAGCAGGTAGAGAGTTTTGATAGCGAAGAGTTTTTACTAGAGACCGTAATGGGTTTTTTAACGATTCGTGGTCAAAATTTACAAATGAAAAATTTAGATGTGGAAAAAGGTATTGTGTCGATTAAAGGGAAAGTTAATGAGATGCTGTATATTGATGAAAATCAAGGGGAAAAAACTAAAGGTTTCTTTAGTAAGTTGTTTAAATGAGCTTAACAATTCAGTTGTATACAATGCTTTCAATGATTGGGATGGGTGCTTGGATTGGAGCGTCTTTAGATACATATCAACGTTTTTTAAAGCGCCAAGAACGTAAACGTTGGCTTGTATTTATACATGATATATTATTTTGGATTGTCCAAGCATTATTCGTCTTTTATGTATTGCTTCTCGTAAATGAAGCTGAGCTACGTATATATGTGTTTTTGGCATTATTATGTGGTTTTGCGGCATATCAAAGCTTATTGAAGGCACTATACATGAAGCTGTTAAATTTTCTCATCTATATTTTTATGCAAACAACATATTTTTTTGTTCGAATTATACAGCTACTCATGATAAAACCTGTTATTATTATAGCGCAGCTATTTATTGCATTTATATTATTCTTATTTCGTATACTGCTTTCAATTGGACATGTGTTATGGAAAATGGTGATTTGGATATTACTTTTCATATGGAAAGTTTTTTTCTGGCCTGTTCGATTTATTGCTTCGCTCATATGGAAACTTCTCCCTAATCGTGTTAAACTTTTTATAGTGAAACATATAGGGTTCCTGCAATATATAGCAAAATTGAAGGGACATATCTTCCAACTATGGGAGCATATAAAAAAGAAGTTAGGGGGACCTCGGAAATGAGGGAACTGAGACAAAGAACAATCGAAAAACAGAGTCCAAATCCTGTTAAAGAGCATATAATACAAACGGATGAGAACAGGAAGCGACTTTATCGCCGTTTAGCGGTTTTTCTTGTCTTTACTTTTACAATTATTGCGAGTATTAGTGTAACGTTTTATCAACAAAACAGTTCCATTAAAGCAAAAGAAGCAAAAGTTAAGGACATGAAAAAAGAACTGGATTCATTAACGAATAAAGAAAAAAGTCTAAAAGACGAAGTTCAAAAGTTAAATGATGAAGAGTACGTATTAAAGATTGCTAGAAGGGATTATTTCTTCTCTGGTAAAGGGGAGATAATTTTTCCTGTTTCTAAGTAGAGTATGTCTTATTGACACTATATTTTAGGATTATATATAATAAAGTAAAATTTGACTTTTTAACCACTAAGGAGGAGCATTTTTTTTATGTCAATCGAGGTAGGCAGCAAGTTACAGGGTAAAGTAACAGGTATTACAAATTTTGGGGCTTTTGTGGAGCTGCCAGAGGGATTAACGGGTCTTGTTCATATTAGTGAAGTTGCTGATAACTATGTAAAAGATATTAACGATCACTTAAAAGTGGGCGACCAAGTAGAAGTAAAAGTTATTAATGTTGAAAAAGATGGAAAGATTGGTTTATCTATCAAAAAAGCGAAAGAACGTGAAAAAACAGAAGGAGATCGTCCACGTGGTGAATACCAACGCGGTGGTGATCAACAACGTTCTGGACGTCCACAACGTAATAATCGCTCTTTCAACAGAGATAATCGCGGTGGCGGTAACGACCGAGCTCCGAAAGAAACATTTGAGCAAAAGATGGCACGCTTCTTAAAAGATAGCGAAGATCGTTTAACTTCTTTAAAGCGTAACACAGAGTCTAAACGTGGTGGCCGTGGCGCGCGTCGCGGATAATAAGGACGTTTAGTTTTTAACATATAGAGAGGTACCCAGAGTAATGTCTCAGGGTGCTTTTTTATATGTAAAAAATATTTTCAAAAAAGTTTTTGAGATGTGTTGACTTTAATTAGTATCTGATGTAAGATACTAATTGTCCGTTAAATAAGACGACATGGCGGTGTAGCTCAGCTGGCTAGAGCGTACGGTTCATACCCGTGAGGTCGGGGGTTCGATCCCCTCCGCCGCTATATTTAATTTAACGGCCCGTTGGTCAAGTGGTTAAGACACCGCCCTTTCACGGCGGTAACACGGGTTCGAATCCCGTACGGGTCATCTAAAAAGATCATGCAAATTTGCATGATCTTTTTTTGTTAAATAAATTAAGATATACAACACTTCTACAAAATCACCCTATATTTTCTGAATGTTTAATTAAAATATCGAAAATAACTTACATACCCTGTATATCTGTAGAGTTATTTCGAATAAAAAGTCGAACGATTATAAAAGTGAAAACTGTTGTTTTGACAAAAAAACCAACAATCATCTTTTATAATGACAGTAATTAAACTATGCAGGTGGTGTTAAAAATATGCCTAAAGCAGGAAGGAATACTATGAATACAAGTGCATTGGCAATGAATGAGAGTCAGCTTGATGGAATAAAGTGGACGAGTAAGTTGCGAATGAAATTTGAGCAAGTTTTCTTTAGATGGGGATTTATTATTGTTGTTATTGGTTTTCTTTTGGGACGAGCATATATATTAACAAATATTTTACCGTTTGCACTGCCATTTTTTGCTGCTGTTTATGTTATGAAGCGGGATAAGATGCCGCTAGCATTTTTAGCTCTAATGGGAGGAGCTCTTTCAGTATCGATAGATAATTTGTTTTTTACCTTTGCATCTATCTTTACCTTCTTCATTTATAATATCTTCTTTAGTCGATTTACACGTAAAACTGTTGGACTTGTTCCATTTCAAGTATTTATCTCCGCATTAACCGCACACTTAGTTGTTGTATATTTTGCGCAACAAACTGTCACCATGTACGATTTACTCGTTAGTACCATTGAGGCTGGGCTTAGTTTTGTATTAACTATGATATTTTTACAAAGTGTCCCACTTTTAGTGGAAAGGAAAGGAAAACAACAGGCATTAGAGACGGAAGAAATTGTTTGTTTGATTATATTACTAGCATCTGTTTTAACGGGTACAACAGATTGGTTTGTATATGATGCTTCTATTCAACATATTTTTACAAGGTATTTAGTGCTAGTATTTGCATTTATTGCGGGTGCTGCCACAGGGTCTACAGTGGGGGTTGTAACAGGACTAATATTAAGTTTAGCAAATGTGTCTAGCTTGTCTCAGCTTAGCCTTCTTGCTTTTTCTGGATTGCTTGGTGGATTGTTAAAAGAAGGAAAGCGTTTAGGTGTTAGTTTAGGTTTATTAATTGGGACAAGCTTAATTACATTATATGTAGACAAACAGACAAATATTGTAACAACTTTAATTGAGTCAGGTGTAGCGATTGTTATCTTCTTATTAACACCGAAGCTTGTTTTGGATCGTATTGCTAAATTTATGCCAGGTACACAAGAGCATTCGCAAGATCAACAACAATATTTAAGAAGGATGCGTGATGTTACAGCAAATAAAATCAACCAATTTGCAAATGTATTTGCTGCTTTATCTAATAGCTTTTCTGTATATGGGTATGTAGAGGAAGAAGATAAAGAGACAGAAGCAGATTTGTTTTTGAGTACAATTACTGCGAAAACATGTCAAACATGCTTTAAAAAGGATCAATGCTGGGTAGTGAATTTTGATAAAACGTACGATTATATGAAACAAATAATGAATGAAACGGAAGAAGGAACCCTGCAACATAATCGTAAATTAGTTCGTGAGTGGGACAAGCATTGTGTGAGAGGGAAAAAAGTGACGGATTTAGTAGCCGGTGAATTAGATCACTTCTATGAGGGACAAAAATTACGAAAACAAATGAAGGAAAATCGTAGAATAGTAGCGGAGCAACTATTAGGTGTATCAAAGGTTATGGAGGATTTTGCTAAGGAGATACAACGAGAGCGTGAAAATCATCAAGTGCAGGAAGAACAGATTATGCAAGCGTTCCGAGATTTTGGTGTCGAAGTAGAGCATGTTGATATTTATTGTTTAGATAGAGGAAGTATTGATATTGAAATGTTAATTCCAGTTGCATCTAATGAACATGGTGAGTGTGAAAAGTTAGTTGCACCGATGCTTTCAGATATCCTTAAAGAAAATATTGTCGTTAAACATGAAGAAAAGTCTTCTTATCCAAATGGCCATAGTTTAATATCATTTGGTTCGGCGAAGACGTATTCTCTTGATACAGGATTGGCTACAGCTGCAAAAGGCGGTGGATTTGTTTCGGGTGACTCTTATGCGATGATGGATTTAAGTGTTGGTAAATATGCACTTGCGATTAGTGATGGTATGGGTAATGGGCAAAGAGCTCATATGGAAAGTAAGGAAACGGTGAAATTATTACAAAAAATACTCCAATCAGGCATTGATGAAGAAATAGCAATTAAGTCTATCAATTCAATTCTTTCTTTGAGAACGACAGAAGAAATGTTTACGACATTAGATTTAGCTATGGTAGATTTGCGGGATGCGAGTGCAAGGTTTTTAAAGATTGGATCAACGCCGAGTTTTGTTAAACGCGCAAATAATATTTTGAAAATTGAAGCAAGTAATTTGCCGATGGGAATCATCGAAGATGTTGAAGTTGATGTGGTGGGTGAACAATTAAAAACGGGCGATATTCTTATTATGATGAGTGATGGGATTTTTGAAGGAGCACAGCATGTGGAGAATCATGAATTGTGGATGAAACGAAAAATTAAAGAATTGCAAACCGAAGACCCGCAAGAAATTGCTGATATCATTATGGAAGAAGTGATTCGCTCTTGTGATGGTTATATAAATGATGATATGACTATTGTAGTGGCAAAAGTGAAGAAAAATATGCCGAAGTGGGCTACGATTCCGATTGTAGGAATGCAAGCGCAGTAAAATGTAAGTGGAATGTTTATCTATAATTTGATTTTAAAAACCTAGGTGAATACCTAGGTTTTTTTGTGGGAAAAGGTAATGTTATTAATTTTGTGAATAGACACGGAGGATGTAAGATAAAAATGTAATTTTTGTATATCTTTTTTTTGCACAATGTTTGTAAAAGTTGTACCATTGTAGACAAGGTGACTAAGGTTGCTGTTCTTGTTTAATGAAAGGTGATTGCGAAGTTGAAAGATACATTTGTTGAAAAAGTAGATGACTTTGTAAAGCAGCATGATGTATTAAAGAATGATTCAACAATTGTTGTGGGAGTTTCTGGTGGTCCTGACTCGTTAGCGCTTTTATATTATTTATTAGAAAAAAGAGCGGAAAAACAGTTGGAAATTGTAGTTGCTCATGTGGATCATATGTTTAGAGGTGATGAATCTTATGAGGATTTACAGTTTGTGCAGGGCCTTTGTGAAGAACTGGGAATTATTTGTGAAACGATAAGGATTAATGTATCACAATATCAACAGCAATACGGAATGAATGCACAGGTTGCTGCGAGAGAATGCAGATATGCATTTTTGGAAAGAATAATGAAGAAATATGATGCGAGATATGTTGCTCTTGGACATCATGGAGATGATCAAGTCGAGACAATTTTAATGCGTCTTGTAAGAGGGAGTACTCCGAAAGGATATGCAGGAATTGCAGTGAAGCGTCCTTTTCATAATGGATATTTAATTAGGCCGTTACTTGGCGTAACGAAGGAAGAAATTGTTGATTACTGTAATAAGCTAAATTTAATGCCACGTATAGATCCGAGTAATAAAAAGGAAGTATATACAAGGAATCGATTACGTAAATATGTCCTTCCTCATTTGAAAGAAGAAAATCCACAAATGCATGAGAAATTCCAAAAATTTAGCGTGCAGATGCAAGAGGATGAGGCTTATTTGCAGGAATTAGCTTTTGAGAAAATGAATAAAGTAATTACAAAAAAAAGTGATAAACAAATTAGCTTATCAATTCCTGCCTTTGAATCCATGTCTATGCCTTTACAAAGAAGAGGGATTCAACTAATATTAAACTATCTTTATGAATATAAGATTCCATCTTCTCTTTCTTCTATACATATTGACAAGTTGATTGAGTTTTTTAAGCGGACACAACCTTCAGGTTCACTTGATTTTCCGGGTGATTTGAAAATTGTTCGTTCATACGAGGAGTGTAGCTTTAGATTTAAACAAGAAATTGTCTCTCCTTTTTCACAAGATTTATTAGTACCCGGGACCATTACGCTATTGAACGGGGATAAATTTGTAACAGAGGTGAGCGAAGATATACCAAGTAACATGAATGAAACAGTATTTGTTGCTAAGTATAATGATATATCATATCCACTTCGTATTCGTTCTAGAGAAAATGGAGATCGCATGTCAATACAAGGTATGAATGGCACGAAAAAGATAAAAGCTATTTTTATCGAAGCGAAAGTACCGAAAGAAAAAAGAGAAGAATGGCCGGTCGTTTGTGATGCAAGTGGGACTATTATTTGGGTACCCTTGTTGAAACGATCTGCATTTGCAATTTCGAAAGAGATGGCAAAGAAGGATAAATATATGATTATTCACTACAAAAGCAAGGAGTCTTCCGGGAGGATAATGAAATGATGAATCAAGATATCGAAAAAGTATTAATTTCTGAAGAGCAAATACAAGAAAAGGTGCGCGAACTAGGTGCAATTATTGCAGAGGATTATAAAAACACAGTACCTCTTGCAATTGGTGTATTAAAAGGCGCAATGCCATTCATGGCAGATTTATTAAAGAGAACAGATACATATCTTGAAATGGATTTTATGGCTGTATCTAGTTACGGTCACTCTACAGTTTCAACAGCCGAAGTGAAAATTTTAAAAGATCTTGATACTTCTGTAGAAGGTCGCGATATTTTAATCGTCGAAGATATTATTGATAGTGGTCTTACACTAAGCTACTTAGTAGACTTATTCAAATATCGTAAAGCGAAGTCTGTAAAAATTGTTACATTTTTAGATAAGCCAACAGGCCGTAAGGTTGATCTGAAAGCGGATTATGTTGGATTTACTGTTCCACATGAATTTGTAGTAGGATATGGATTAGATTATAAAGAGCAATACCGTAATCTTCCTTATGTAGGCGTATTAAAACCAAGCGTTTACTCAAATTAATTAAATATAGGCTTCACAATTGTATAGGAAAGTTTTTCTATGTTACGATTTACTATAGTGTTTATGCCGTGAGAGGAGGTTAGGAATGAATCGTATCTTCCGTAATACCATCTTTTATTTACTGATATTCTTAGTAGTAATTGGAATCGTGAGCTATTTTAATGGTTCGACACAAAAAACGACATCAGTTAGCTACGACAAATTCATTACTAAACTAGAAAGCGGTGAAGTGCGTAATGTGCAACTTCAACCGAAAAATGGTGTATTTGAGGTAAAAGGACAATTTAATAACTCTAGCCAAGGAGAACAATTTGTTACTTATGCACCAAATACTGAGGAATTACAAAAGAAAATTAATGATAAAGCGAAAGGTGCCGAAGTTAAGTATCAACCAGCAGAAGAAACAAGTGCTTGGGTAACATTCTTTACTTCAATCATTCCATTTGTCATCATCTTCATTTTATTCTTCTTCTTATTAAACCAAGCTCAAGGCGGCGGTAGCCGTGTTATGAACTTCGGGAAAAGTAAGGCGAAGTTATATAATGATGAAAAGAAAAAAGTTCGTTTCAGAGATGTTGCTGGTGCGGATGAAGAGAAACAAGAACTTGTTGAGGTAGTTGAATTCTTGAAAGACCCTCGTAAGTTCTCTGAAGTTGGTGCTCGTATTCCAAAGGGTGTCCTATTAGTTGGACCTCCAGGTACAGGTAAAACTTTATTAGCACGTGCTGTTGCAGGTGAGGCTGGCGTTCCATTCTTCTCTATCAGTGGTTCTGACTTCGTAGAGATGTTTGTCGGTGTCGGTGCATCACGTGTACGTGATTTATTTGAAAATGCAAAGAAAAATGCTCCTTGTATCATTTTCATTGATGAAATTGATGCAGTAGGTCGTCAACGTGGCGCAGGTCTTGGTGGTGGTCATGATGAGCGTGAGCAAACATTGAACCAATTACTTGTTGAAATGGATGGATTCGGTGCAAACGAAGGTATTATTATCGTTGCTGCGACAAACCGTCCAGACATTCTTGACCCAGCGTTATTACGTCCAGGTCGTTTTGACCGTCAAATTACAGTAGATCGTCCAGATGTAAATGGCCGTGAAGCTGTACTGAAAGTACATGCGCGTAATAAACCACTTGATGAGCATATTAATTTAAGAGCAATTGCGACTCGTACACCAGGATTCTCTGGTGCGGATCTTGAAAACTTATTAAACGAAGCTGCTTTAGTAGCTGCACGTCAAGATAAGAAGAAAATTGATATGAGTGATATCGATGAAGCGACGGATCGTGTTATTGCAGGTCCAGCTAAGAAAAGTCGTGTTATCTCTGAAAAAGAACGTAATATCGTTGCTTTCCATGAAGCAGGTCATACTGTAATTGGTGTTGTTCTTGATGAAGCAGATGTCGTTCATAAAGTAACAATTGTCCCTCGTGGTCAGGCTGGTGGATATGCGGTAATGCTTCCGAAAGAAGATCGTTACTTCATGACGAAACCAGAGTTACTTGATAAAATCACTGGTTTACTTGGTGGCCGAGTAGCTGAGGAGATTGTATTTGGTGAAGTGAGTACAGGTGCTCATAATGACTTCCAACGTGCGACTGGTATTGCAAGACGTATGGTTACGGAATTTGGTATGAGTGACAAACTTGGACCGATGCAATTTGGTAGCTCGCAAGGTGGTCAAGTGTTCTTAGGAAGAGACTTCCACTCAGAACAAAACTATAGTGATGCGATTGCACATGAAATCGATATGGAAATGCAATCAATTATGAAAGAATGTTATGCTCGTGCAAAACAAATTCTTACTGAAAACCGTGATAAACTAGATATTATCGCACAAACGTTACTTGAAGTAGAAACGTTAGATGCAGAGCAAATCAATCATTTATGTGATTACGGCAGATTGCCAGAACGTCCAACATCTTCAGATGATGTGAAAGTAAACATCAACATGAAGAAAGACGATGAGGATAAAGAAGATAAGTAAGAAGTGAAGGAGTGACTATCGTCACTCCTTTTTTGTTTGTTAAAATCTTTGTTAATTACTATTGAGAACTTAGTGGATAAAGTAATTTAAGTAAACCTAGTATTAAAAATTGAAATAGAGAGCAATCTTTTTGTAAAATGATGAGGATAGGAAAGCTGATTATATAAGTATGTGTGATATGATGTTTTTATAAGTTTTATACATACTGCACAAATATAGATTAAATAAGATAAGTGGTGAGAATATGATTTTTGTATTGGATGTAGGGAACACAAATGCTGTACTAGGTGTGTTTGAAGAGGGGGAACTTCGTCAGCATTGGCGCATGGAAACAGATCGTCATAAGACAGAAGATGAATATGGAATGCTTGTAAAGCAATTGCTTGAGCATGAGGGTCTTTCGTTTGAAGATGTGAAAGGTATTATTGTGTCTTCAGTCGTACCACCAATTATGTTTGCTTTAGAGCGCATGTGTGAAAAATATTTTAAAATTAAACCGCTTGTAGTAGGGCCTGGGATAAAAACAGG
This DNA window, taken from Bacillus cereus ATCC 14579, encodes the following:
- the mazG gene encoding nucleoside triphosphate pyrophosphohydrolase, with the translated sequence MSGIITILGLGAGELDQLTMGVYRKIKEADHLFVRTKEHPVIEELEKEGVQYTSFDAVYEAHDTFEIVYETIANKLLEQAEGTEIIYAVPGHPLVAERTVQLLLEKGEVSNVEVRIEGGQSFLDPMFASLKIDPIEGFQLLDATSFERGQLELRQHLIFCQVYDAFVASDVKLTLMEMLPDDYEVYIVTAAGTSFEQVKKVPLYMLDHETELNNLTSVYMPPVQERASLYQQFDVLREIIAELRGPNGCPWDKKQTHQSLKKYLIEEAYEVLEAIDEEDDDHLVEELGDILLQVMLHAQIGEDEGWFSIDDIIRTLSEKMVRRHPHVFGNTDVNSADEVIANWEEIKKQEKGFVKESVLNGVPKSLPQLLRAYEIQKKAGKVGFDWVDVQPMIEKALEEWQEFQQEVTNMDEEKMLGEFGDLLFAFVNIARHYKIDPEEALRSTNEKFTGRFLYMEAKVAEMNKEMKDLSLEQLDVLWEEAKQTER
- a CDS encoding RNA-binding S4 domain-containing protein, with the protein product MRLDKFLKVSRLIKRRTLAKEVADQGRISINGQVAKASSDVKVADELTIRFGQKIVTVKINELKETTKKEDAANMYSLVREEKVKAEEGLF
- the yabP gene encoding sporulation protein YabP; amino-acid sequence: MNNGYSPTSSNQQNVSVEHDIIMRGRRIIDITGVKQVESFDSEEFLLETVMGFLTIRGQNLQMKNLDVEKGIVSIKGKVNEMLYIDENQGEKTKGFFSKLFK
- the yabQ gene encoding spore cortex biosynthesis protein YabQ, whose product is MSLTIQLYTMLSMIGMGAWIGASLDTYQRFLKRQERKRWLVFIHDILFWIVQALFVFYVLLLVNEAELRIYVFLALLCGFAAYQSLLKALYMKLLNFLIYIFMQTTYFFVRIIQLLMIKPVIIIAQLFIAFILFLFRILLSIGHVLWKMVIWILLFIWKVFFWPVRFIASLIWKLLPNRVKLFIVKHIGFLQYIAKLKGHIFQLWEHIKKKLGGPRK
- the divIC gene encoding cell division protein DivIC, which encodes MRELRQRTIEKQSPNPVKEHIIQTDENRKRLYRRLAVFLVFTFTIIASISVTFYQQNSSIKAKEAKVKDMKKELDSLTNKEKSLKDEVQKLNDEEYVLKIARRDYFFSGKGEIIFPVSK
- a CDS encoding S1 domain-containing RNA-binding protein, with translation MSIEVGSKLQGKVTGITNFGAFVELPEGLTGLVHISEVADNYVKDINDHLKVGDQVEVKVINVEKDGKIGLSIKKAKEREKTEGDRPRGEYQRGGDQQRSGRPQRNNRSFNRDNRGGGNDRAPKETFEQKMARFLKDSEDRLTSLKRNTESKRGGRGARRG
- the spoIIE gene encoding stage II sporulation protein E gives rise to the protein MPKAGRNTMNTSALAMNESQLDGIKWTSKLRMKFEQVFFRWGFIIVVIGFLLGRAYILTNILPFALPFFAAVYVMKRDKMPLAFLALMGGALSVSIDNLFFTFASIFTFFIYNIFFSRFTRKTVGLVPFQVFISALTAHLVVVYFAQQTVTMYDLLVSTIEAGLSFVLTMIFLQSVPLLVERKGKQQALETEEIVCLIILLASVLTGTTDWFVYDASIQHIFTRYLVLVFAFIAGAATGSTVGVVTGLILSLANVSSLSQLSLLAFSGLLGGLLKEGKRLGVSLGLLIGTSLITLYVDKQTNIVTTLIESGVAIVIFLLTPKLVLDRIAKFMPGTQEHSQDQQQYLRRMRDVTANKINQFANVFAALSNSFSVYGYVEEEDKETEADLFLSTITAKTCQTCFKKDQCWVVNFDKTYDYMKQIMNETEEGTLQHNRKLVREWDKHCVRGKKVTDLVAGELDHFYEGQKLRKQMKENRRIVAEQLLGVSKVMEDFAKEIQRERENHQVQEEQIMQAFRDFGVEVEHVDIYCLDRGSIDIEMLIPVASNEHGECEKLVAPMLSDILKENIVVKHEEKSSYPNGHSLISFGSAKTYSLDTGLATAAKGGGFVSGDSYAMMDLSVGKYALAISDGMGNGQRAHMESKETVKLLQKILQSGIDEEIAIKSINSILSLRTTEEMFTTLDLAMVDLRDASARFLKIGSTPSFVKRANNILKIEASNLPMGIIEDVEVDVVGEQLKTGDILIMMSDGIFEGAQHVENHELWMKRKIKELQTEDPQEIADIIMEEVIRSCDGYINDDMTIVVAKVKKNMPKWATIPIVGMQAQ
- the tilS gene encoding tRNA lysidine(34) synthetase TilS, with the translated sequence MKDTFVEKVDDFVKQHDVLKNDSTIVVGVSGGPDSLALLYYLLEKRAEKQLEIVVAHVDHMFRGDESYEDLQFVQGLCEELGIICETIRINVSQYQQQYGMNAQVAARECRYAFLERIMKKYDARYVALGHHGDDQVETILMRLVRGSTPKGYAGIAVKRPFHNGYLIRPLLGVTKEEIVDYCNKLNLMPRIDPSNKKEVYTRNRLRKYVLPHLKEENPQMHEKFQKFSVQMQEDEAYLQELAFEKMNKVITKKSDKQISLSIPAFESMSMPLQRRGIQLILNYLYEYKIPSSLSSIHIDKLIEFFKRTQPSGSLDFPGDLKIVRSYEECSFRFKQEIVSPFSQDLLVPGTITLLNGDKFVTEVSEDIPSNMNETVFVAKYNDISYPLRIRSRENGDRMSIQGMNGTKKIKAIFIEAKVPKEKREEWPVVCDASGTIIWVPLLKRSAFAISKEMAKKDKYMIIHYKSKESSGRIMK
- the hpt gene encoding hypoxanthine phosphoribosyltransferase: MMNQDIEKVLISEEQIQEKVRELGAIIAEDYKNTVPLAIGVLKGAMPFMADLLKRTDTYLEMDFMAVSSYGHSTVSTAEVKILKDLDTSVEGRDILIVEDIIDSGLTLSYLVDLFKYRKAKSVKIVTFLDKPTGRKVDLKADYVGFTVPHEFVVGYGLDYKEQYRNLPYVGVLKPSVYSN
- the ftsH gene encoding ATP-dependent zinc metalloprotease FtsH produces the protein MNRIFRNTIFYLLIFLVVIGIVSYFNGSTQKTTSVSYDKFITKLESGEVRNVQLQPKNGVFEVKGQFNNSSQGEQFVTYAPNTEELQKKINDKAKGAEVKYQPAEETSAWVTFFTSIIPFVIIFILFFFLLNQAQGGGSRVMNFGKSKAKLYNDEKKKVRFRDVAGADEEKQELVEVVEFLKDPRKFSEVGARIPKGVLLVGPPGTGKTLLARAVAGEAGVPFFSISGSDFVEMFVGVGASRVRDLFENAKKNAPCIIFIDEIDAVGRQRGAGLGGGHDEREQTLNQLLVEMDGFGANEGIIIVAATNRPDILDPALLRPGRFDRQITVDRPDVNGREAVLKVHARNKPLDEHINLRAIATRTPGFSGADLENLLNEAALVAARQDKKKIDMSDIDEATDRVIAGPAKKSRVISEKERNIVAFHEAGHTVIGVVLDEADVVHKVTIVPRGQAGGYAVMLPKEDRYFMTKPELLDKITGLLGGRVAEEIVFGEVSTGAHNDFQRATGIARRMVTEFGMSDKLGPMQFGSSQGGQVFLGRDFHSEQNYSDAIAHEIDMEMQSIMKECYARAKQILTENRDKLDIIAQTLLEVETLDAEQINHLCDYGRLPERPTSSDDVKVNINMKKDDEDKEDK